One genomic segment of Brevibacillus laterosporus LMG 15441 includes these proteins:
- the fni gene encoding type 2 isopentenyl-diphosphate Delta-isomerase gives MTHPSEIEKRKSEHIEICLHKEVSNRLTTGLEQYHFLHAALPEIHFADVSLHTTFLGKHMGTPFLVSSMTGGTKNAQQINTKLAIAAEARGWAMGLGSVRAALESEELARTFKVREYAPSIPIIANLGAVQLNYGYTVKECLRCVELVEADALVLHVNSMQEIFQPEGDQDFRHLLPKIEQVCKASQIPVGVKEVGFGIDSQTARRLVDAGVSFIDVAGAGGTSWIEVEKHRSHEPMKQMAAEAFRDWGIPTSISLQTIREELPFFPLIGSGGIYNGVEAAKAIALGADLVGLGRALLEAATTSVEEVVALMERVEFECRAAMFGIGVATIEGLSATDRLLSKAEAKINRSKR, from the coding sequence GTGACGCATCCGTCAGAGATTGAAAAACGTAAATCAGAGCATATTGAGATTTGTTTACATAAAGAGGTATCTAATCGACTGACCACAGGTCTAGAGCAATATCATTTTTTACATGCGGCCCTTCCAGAGATTCATTTTGCTGATGTTTCGTTACATACGACTTTCTTAGGAAAACATATGGGAACCCCTTTCCTTGTAAGCTCCATGACAGGTGGGACGAAGAATGCTCAGCAAATAAATACCAAGCTTGCGATTGCGGCAGAGGCTAGAGGCTGGGCTATGGGGCTTGGCTCCGTACGTGCAGCATTAGAGAGCGAAGAGCTTGCTCGAACTTTTAAAGTCAGAGAATATGCCCCGTCTATTCCAATCATCGCAAATCTAGGGGCTGTTCAATTAAATTATGGCTATACCGTAAAGGAATGTCTTCGCTGTGTAGAGCTTGTTGAAGCTGATGCACTGGTATTACACGTAAATAGTATGCAGGAGATTTTTCAACCTGAAGGTGATCAGGATTTTAGGCATCTTTTGCCCAAAATTGAGCAGGTTTGTAAGGCAAGTCAAATTCCCGTCGGAGTAAAAGAGGTAGGCTTTGGGATCGATTCACAAACAGCTAGACGGCTTGTGGATGCTGGAGTTTCCTTTATTGATGTAGCAGGAGCAGGTGGAACCTCTTGGATTGAGGTGGAAAAGCATCGATCTCATGAACCCATGAAGCAAATGGCCGCAGAAGCATTTCGAGATTGGGGGATTCCAACATCTATTTCTTTACAAACCATTCGAGAAGAGCTTCCTTTCTTCCCTTTAATCGGAAGTGGAGGAATTTATAACGGAGTCGAAGCGGCGAAAGCGATTGCTTTGGGAGCAGATTTGGTTGGATTGGGTCGTGCGTTACTTGAAGCGGCTACAACATCAGTTGAGGAGGTTGTAGCACTTATGGAGCGAGTAGAGTTTGAGTGCCGTGCAGCGATGTTTGGAATAGGTGTAGCAACAATTGAAGGTCTGTCAGCTACAGATCGCCTCTTGTCAAAGGCTGAAGCAAAAATAAATCGAAGTAAACGCTGA
- a CDS encoding M20 family metallo-hydrolase: MDSYKKQKQVADLHVQIKEQRIDSRLRQLGEIGMTQEQGVTRLALTTEDMVAQRMVSGWMKEAGMCVRKDCFGNVIGRKEGNNPYAPVVMLGSHIDSVPNGGRFDGTVGVIGGIEVVQVLHENNILHEHPIEVVAFCDEEGVRFSDGFFGSRGMCGKLTPEDMKRRDNQGVTRIEALQQCGFPPLTDASNIRNSGEIKAYLELHIEQGPYLQAVNEPVGIVTSIMGVKLLTIKLIGKSGHAGTVPMSMRNDPIMAAADAILGIEKICGSDRSKPTVGTVGTFEVEPGACNVIPGSVSFTVDIRDIDETRLLHILTDIDALLSEISLRRGLTYQLENTLAIKKADAATELVQMFRQIGLRRQNELPLMHSGAGHDAMILSEVTQMGMLFVRCTDGISHHPDEWSHASDICIGVEYLYEAVCRLAT, encoded by the coding sequence ATGGACAGTTATAAAAAACAGAAACAGGTTGCTGACTTACACGTACAGATAAAAGAGCAAAGAATTGACAGTAGGTTGCGACAATTAGGTGAGATTGGTATGACACAGGAACAGGGTGTTACTAGATTAGCATTGACGACTGAGGATATGGTGGCACAACGTATGGTTTCCGGCTGGATGAAAGAAGCGGGAATGTGTGTTCGCAAGGATTGCTTCGGGAATGTAATTGGAAGGAAAGAAGGAAATAATCCATATGCGCCTGTCGTAATGCTTGGTTCTCATATCGATTCGGTTCCTAATGGTGGTAGATTCGATGGTACAGTTGGAGTCATTGGGGGAATAGAGGTTGTCCAGGTTTTACATGAAAATAATATTTTGCATGAACACCCGATTGAAGTAGTTGCTTTTTGCGACGAAGAAGGAGTTCGGTTTTCAGATGGTTTTTTTGGGAGTAGAGGGATGTGTGGTAAGCTTACCCCAGAGGATATGAAGAGACGCGACAATCAGGGTGTAACTAGAATAGAAGCTCTACAGCAGTGTGGCTTTCCTCCTCTAACAGATGCATCAAATATACGGAATTCTGGGGAGATCAAGGCATATTTAGAGCTACATATTGAACAGGGTCCATATTTACAAGCAGTGAACGAGCCGGTTGGAATTGTTACCAGTATCATGGGTGTGAAATTATTGACTATCAAATTAATAGGGAAGTCAGGTCATGCAGGTACAGTACCGATGAGCATGCGCAACGACCCGATCATGGCAGCGGCCGATGCCATTTTAGGAATAGAAAAAATATGTGGCTCTGATCGTAGCAAGCCTACGGTGGGTACTGTGGGTACTTTTGAGGTAGAACCTGGTGCTTGCAATGTTATTCCGGGTTCTGTTTCATTTACAGTTGATATTCGAGATATAGATGAAACACGGTTGTTGCATATCTTAACAGATATAGATGCCCTTCTCTCAGAAATATCCTTGCGACGCGGGCTAACGTATCAGCTAGAGAATACGCTGGCGATCAAAAAGGCAGATGCCGCGACTGAACTTGTACAGATGTTTCGTCAGATCGGCCTGAGAAGACAGAACGAATTGCCACTGATGCACAGTGGGGCAGGTCATGATGCGATGATTTTGTCTGAGGTAACGCAAATGGGGATGCTATTTGTTCGTTGTACGGATGGGATTAGTCATCATCCTGACGAGTGGTCCCATGCTTCAGATATTTGTATTGGCGTAGAGTATCTGTATGAGGCGGTTTGTCGATTAGCTACCTAA
- a CDS encoding YbgA family protein, producing MEITTKPIVVVSKCLEFAECRYNGDVLSDQTVRSLAPFVTFIPVCPEIEIGLGIPRETIRIIKEGGQHLLVQPSTRADLSQQMTSFADAFLQNVGEVDGFILKSRSPSCSVKDVKVYSGWEKAPVVESAPGFFGAKVNTYFPYAAIEEEGRLKNFTIREHFFTKLFTLAYFRQLSLDPTIRNLIQFHAENKYLFMAYNQKLTKELGKIVANHEKKEKQQVWNEYAALLPNMFKRAARYTSNINVCEHIMGHFSTRLSTREKDHFKHLLHRYRERKLPLSSMTSLLKSWVFRYEQEYLLQQRFFEPYPEELIDLGDSGKGRDY from the coding sequence GTGGAGATAACAACCAAGCCTATTGTTGTTGTAAGTAAATGTTTAGAGTTTGCAGAGTGCCGGTACAATGGAGATGTGCTTTCAGATCAAACCGTTCGAAGCTTGGCTCCCTTTGTAACCTTTATACCTGTATGTCCCGAAATAGAGATTGGCCTGGGTATCCCCCGTGAAACGATTCGAATCATCAAAGAAGGCGGACAGCATCTGCTCGTTCAGCCTTCAACACGAGCAGATCTTAGTCAGCAGATGACTAGTTTTGCCGATGCTTTTTTACAAAATGTAGGAGAAGTGGATGGTTTTATTCTGAAAAGTCGCTCTCCAAGCTGCAGTGTAAAAGATGTCAAAGTATATAGTGGATGGGAAAAAGCACCCGTTGTAGAAAGCGCTCCTGGTTTCTTTGGTGCGAAGGTAAACACGTATTTTCCTTATGCGGCTATAGAAGAAGAGGGCAGGCTAAAGAACTTTACCATTCGAGAGCATTTCTTTACAAAGCTGTTCACACTAGCGTATTTTCGCCAATTGAGCTTGGACCCTACTATCCGAAATCTAATTCAATTTCATGCTGAGAATAAATATTTATTTATGGCATACAATCAAAAGCTTACAAAAGAATTAGGTAAGATTGTTGCAAATCATGAGAAAAAAGAGAAGCAACAGGTCTGGAACGAGTATGCTGCCCTTTTACCTAACATGTTTAAGCGTGCAGCCCGATATACTTCCAATATTAATGTTTGTGAACATATTATGGGCCATTTCAGTACAAGGCTTTCTACAAGGGAAAAGGATCACTTTAAGCATTTATTGCATCGGTATCGAGAACGAAAATTGCCGCTGAGTAGTATGACCAGTCTGTTGAAATCGTGGGTATTTCGATATGAACAAGAATATTTGTTACAGCAACGCTTTTTTGAGCCTTATCCTGAGGAATTAATTGATTTGGGGGATTCCGGGAAGGGACGAGATTATTAG
- the abc-f gene encoding ribosomal protection-like ABC-F family protein: protein MIVLAANSLSKSFGATMVITEITCEVNRMSRIGIVGPNGAGKSTLCNLLLGLDSPDSGTVFRAKDATFAYLPQQPVYPLEWTGRHVIESAFAKVQEIEISIQACQELMSNIDEYQKLSTEEQEKVLFRYQQLQDSFEQLDGYMVEARIQKVVDGLRLSSSLLETPFSLLSGGEKTKIGLAKMLCEKSDVLLLDEPTNHLDVESMEWLEQFLREYPGTILLISHDRYFLDAVAKSIWEVDSGELQTYQGNYSQYVQEKEERLLRQFADYQEQQKKIKKMKEAIKRLREWGNQANPPNDSFHRRAKSMEKALERMEKIERPRLEADKMDLFFRRADRSGQDVIRINDVTKSFGNVCLLQEADFTLRYGERKALLGSNGSGKSTLLKMILGELEPDAGTIALGSQVKIGYLSQQALEGDPNRRVIDAFREIAIVTEAQARHILAGFLFYGEQVFKKVGQLSGGERMRLRLAQLMQQDINLFILDEPTNHLDIEARETVEAALLHYQGSLLVVSHDRYFLQKMVGGVYWIDNQRLIHYEGTYEEAREKRRKHQFVHNHTIGVDKQKDRIVKGIQDKTQSHTDREQKGRCDQTETVDFVLQTNQTVNEKLVQCNSLPKEKVSKVNAYKLQQLEAEIARKEEQCMEWQREMEQAKDDYVQLVHYQNQLEAQEQEIKQLYETWYAMQGEE, encoded by the coding sequence ATGATCGTTCTTGCTGCTAACTCTCTTTCAAAATCATTCGGAGCTACTATGGTAATAACCGAGATTACTTGCGAAGTGAACCGTATGTCAAGAATAGGGATTGTAGGCCCAAATGGTGCTGGAAAAAGCACACTTTGCAACTTATTACTGGGCTTGGATTCTCCAGATTCAGGAACTGTTTTTCGAGCGAAGGATGCTACATTTGCCTATTTACCACAACAACCTGTGTATCCGCTGGAGTGGACGGGGCGTCATGTTATTGAAAGTGCCTTTGCTAAGGTGCAGGAAATAGAAATATCTATACAAGCGTGCCAAGAGCTAATGTCGAATATCGATGAATATCAAAAATTATCAACTGAGGAACAGGAAAAGGTATTATTTCGTTATCAACAATTGCAGGATAGCTTTGAGCAATTAGACGGTTATATGGTGGAAGCGAGGATTCAAAAGGTAGTAGATGGTCTGCGATTGTCCTCGTCGCTACTTGAGACTCCTTTTTCTTTGCTTAGTGGGGGAGAAAAAACCAAGATTGGCTTGGCAAAAATGTTATGCGAAAAAAGTGATGTTCTCCTACTAGATGAACCTACGAACCATTTGGATGTAGAATCAATGGAATGGTTAGAGCAATTCTTACGTGAATATCCTGGGACTATTTTACTCATTTCTCATGATCGTTATTTCTTGGATGCAGTGGCTAAAAGTATATGGGAAGTGGATAGTGGAGAGTTGCAAACATATCAAGGGAATTATAGTCAATATGTACAGGAAAAGGAGGAGCGTCTCCTACGGCAATTCGCGGATTATCAAGAACAGCAAAAGAAAATCAAGAAAATGAAGGAAGCAATTAAGCGGCTAAGAGAATGGGGAAACCAAGCGAATCCTCCTAACGATTCCTTTCATCGCCGAGCCAAAAGTATGGAGAAGGCTTTGGAACGTATGGAAAAAATCGAACGTCCGCGTCTTGAAGCTGACAAAATGGATTTGTTTTTTCGCAGGGCAGATAGAAGCGGTCAAGACGTAATAAGAATAAATGATGTGACGAAATCCTTTGGGAATGTGTGTCTCTTGCAAGAAGCGGATTTTACTTTGCGATATGGGGAGCGGAAAGCTTTGCTTGGTTCCAATGGCAGCGGAAAATCTACGCTCCTTAAAATGATTCTAGGGGAGCTAGAACCGGATGCAGGTACGATAGCACTTGGAAGCCAAGTAAAGATCGGTTATTTATCACAACAGGCTTTAGAAGGAGATCCCAATCGGCGTGTGATTGATGCGTTTCGAGAGATCGCCATTGTAACAGAAGCACAAGCACGGCATATTCTGGCAGGTTTTTTGTTTTATGGAGAGCAAGTTTTTAAAAAAGTGGGTCAGCTCAGTGGTGGGGAGCGGATGCGACTACGGCTGGCACAGTTAATGCAACAAGACATCAATCTATTTATACTAGATGAGCCTACAAACCATTTAGATATTGAAGCGAGAGAAACAGTAGAGGCGGCCCTACTTCATTATCAAGGTTCACTTCTCGTCGTATCTCATGATCGGTATTTCTTGCAAAAAATGGTAGGTGGCGTCTACTGGATTGATAATCAGCGTCTAATCCATTATGAAGGAACTTATGAGGAAGCGAGAGAAAAGCGCAGAAAGCACCAATTCGTTCACAATCATACAATAGGAGTGGATAAGCAAAAAGACAGGATTGTAAAAGGGATACAAGACAAAACGCAGAGTCATACTGATCGGGAACAAAAGGGACGATGTGACCAGACTGAAACGGTAGATTTTGTACTTCAAACAAATCAAACAGTGAATGAGAAGTTGGTACAATGCAATTCTCTTCCTAAAGAGAAAGTTTCTAAAGTGAATGCATATAAGCTTCAGCAATTGGAAGCAGAGATCGCTCGAAAAGAGGAGCAATGTATGGAGTGGCAGCGAGAAATGGAGCAAGCGAAGGATGACTATGTTCAGTTAGTTCACTACCAGAATCAACTAGAAGCACAAGAACAAGAGATCAAACAGCTCTATGAAACGTGGTACGCCATGCAAGGGGAAGAATAG
- a CDS encoding cold-shock protein, protein MYYSRKQEEPVEDVETSIWACTKDDCICWMRENLSFDEIPVCPICSSSMVKDSKMLPPIA, encoded by the coding sequence ATGTACTATTCTCGCAAACAAGAAGAGCCGGTAGAAGATGTGGAAACCTCAATCTGGGCATGTACCAAAGATGATTGCATCTGCTGGATGAGAGAAAATTTATCCTTTGACGAAATACCGGTTTGTCCGATCTGCAGCTCCTCTATGGTTAAGGATTCTAAAATGCTCCCCCCTATTGCTTAA
- a CDS encoding PepSY-associated TM helix domain-containing protein, giving the protein MLIVTGLPWSGVMGERINQLATSTKTGYPSYAFSFGEKPESTVKTKDVAKDVPWATENLPVPQSLHNQYIPLSLEDIVWVAEQQKITKPFTISLPQGEKGVYTLTTAHSIPGQEATLHIDQYTGMVLSEVRYSDYGLLAKGITLGIALHEGRLFGVANQFIGLVGCLGLIGIVVSSFIMWWKRKPEGKWAAPSKPKQAKVTKMIFFLIVIMGLCMPLVG; this is encoded by the coding sequence ATGCTCATTGTTACTGGACTTCCTTGGTCAGGTGTAATGGGGGAAAGGATCAATCAGCTTGCTACCTCTACGAAGACTGGTTATCCTTCCTATGCATTCAGCTTTGGGGAGAAGCCTGAATCTACAGTGAAAACAAAGGACGTAGCAAAGGATGTCCCTTGGGCTACAGAAAATTTACCAGTACCGCAATCCTTGCATAATCAATATATACCGTTGTCACTAGAGGATATTGTGTGGGTGGCCGAGCAACAGAAGATAACAAAACCATTCACCATTTCATTGCCTCAAGGTGAAAAGGGTGTATACACGTTAACAACAGCACATTCAATACCAGGGCAGGAAGCAACCCTGCATATTGATCAATATACGGGAATGGTTTTAAGCGAGGTTCGTTATAGTGACTATGGCTTGTTGGCCAAAGGAATTACGTTAGGTATTGCATTACATGAAGGGCGATTATTTGGTGTGGCAAATCAATTCATTGGTTTAGTGGGCTGTCTAGGATTGATCGGAATTGTGGTTAGTTCCTTTATCATGTGGTGGAAACGTAAGCCTGAAGGGAAATGGGCGGCACCCTCGAAGCCTAAACAAGCAAAAGTAACAAAAATGATATTCTTCCTGATAGTCATTATGGGACTTTGCATGCCACTAGTAGGCTAA
- a CDS encoding MDR family MFS transporter yields MLSKMLSTYPRTLWILAIGAIINVTGMSFIWPLNNIYITQILGKPATVAGLVLMLHAGMGIIGSMAGGILHDKIGGIKTIFAGVLISAACVTSLAFFRVWPFYVCMMGVLGFSNSMVFPVLNAMAGSIWPEGGRRAFNLLYLSQNLGVAVGSALGGVVASVSFMFVFLVNGATNLIFLAVIGFGLDLKKIAAETAARNLQRKTEKATNKASKNETSIWKTPSGLSLLILCLGFAITWIPYVQWSTNLSSYMTKLGYSLSQYSLLWTINGALIILAQPLCAYVTRHYLSNLRSQMIGGLFIFVCGMGVLAFDQAYSHFVCGMIIVTLGEMLLWPAVPAAAAELSITGKEGLFQGAVSGAATAGRMIGPFIGGLLYESFSPVFMLYVMIAICVLPLFCYVCYDRPLYGSLRDRI; encoded by the coding sequence GTGTTATCCAAAATGTTATCCACCTATCCTCGAACCTTGTGGATTTTGGCGATTGGGGCCATTATTAATGTAACGGGGATGTCTTTTATATGGCCGCTAAATAATATTTATATCACTCAAATATTGGGGAAACCAGCAACGGTAGCTGGACTCGTCCTGATGCTCCATGCTGGCATGGGAATTATCGGGAGTATGGCAGGTGGCATTCTGCATGACAAGATAGGCGGCATAAAAACCATTTTTGCTGGGGTGCTTATTTCGGCTGCCTGTGTTACCTCACTCGCTTTTTTTCGCGTATGGCCATTTTATGTTTGTATGATGGGCGTACTTGGCTTTAGCAATAGCATGGTGTTCCCGGTCCTCAATGCAATGGCCGGAAGTATTTGGCCTGAGGGGGGACGACGCGCATTTAACTTGTTATATTTGTCGCAAAATTTAGGTGTAGCGGTTGGCTCTGCACTGGGTGGAGTGGTTGCTAGTGTATCGTTTATGTTTGTTTTTTTAGTAAATGGTGCAACTAATTTGATCTTTTTAGCTGTTATTGGGTTCGGCCTAGATTTAAAGAAGATTGCGGCAGAGACTGCTGCTAGAAATCTGCAAAGAAAGACTGAGAAAGCTACTAATAAAGCTTCCAAGAATGAGACCTCTATCTGGAAAACACCCTCAGGTCTATCCTTATTAATTCTGTGTTTAGGCTTTGCGATAACCTGGATTCCTTATGTGCAATGGTCAACCAATCTATCCTCTTACATGACAAAATTAGGATACTCATTATCTCAATATAGTTTATTGTGGACGATTAACGGAGCATTGATCATTTTAGCCCAGCCGTTGTGCGCTTACGTCACACGTCATTATTTATCTAATCTTCGTTCTCAAATGATCGGTGGATTGTTTATCTTTGTTTGTGGAATGGGTGTTTTAGCATTTGATCAGGCGTATAGTCATTTTGTATGCGGTATGATAATTGTGACTTTAGGAGAAATGCTTTTATGGCCAGCAGTGCCAGCCGCTGCGGCAGAGCTTTCGATAACCGGTAAAGAGGGATTATTCCAAGGGGCTGTGAGTGGTGCTGCGACTGCCGGGCGGATGATTGGTCCATTCATCGGGGGGCTTTTATACGAAAGCTTTTCACCAGTCTTTATGCTGTACGTGATGATTGCTATTTGTGTGTTACCTCTGTTTTGTTATGTATGTTATGATCGCCCGTTATACGGCAGTCTTAGAGATCGAATATAA
- a CDS encoding YxeA family protein, whose protein sequence is MSINKFAIILASIVAGILFVLFALKGQSVMLDRLNPIIPVKPYYTIVQTDGKKLSDTQWEYQFVGYDDEGQQNTFIMIASKNLRKGAYLEVYAKGLNGKGWTEITPAGIPEKAQIKLSSPQES, encoded by the coding sequence GTGTCTATCAACAAATTTGCAATCATTCTAGCATCCATTGTAGCTGGTATACTCTTCGTTCTATTTGCCTTGAAAGGTCAATCGGTTATGCTTGATCGCCTCAACCCTATTATTCCAGTCAAGCCTTACTATACGATAGTGCAAACGGACGGTAAAAAACTAAGCGATACACAGTGGGAATATCAATTTGTTGGGTATGATGATGAAGGTCAGCAAAATACGTTTATTATGATTGCTTCTAAAAACCTGCGTAAAGGGGCATATTTAGAGGTTTATGCGAAGGGGTTAAATGGAAAAGGCTGGACGGAGATAACTCCAGCAGGCATTCCTGAAAAAGCACAGATAAAATTAAGTTCCCCTCAAGAGTCTTAA
- a CDS encoding EcsC family protein: MESVEELQQQFRSIEIWEQEQKDLWFWEKIGRLPFVYLDRAVPKSLKEKVGDLLNELGAYIQTGGKYLIRNQDVWSRFSNPPHTLEQVQMRSLQEMDQVGLQLAESRTNVAMVQGATTGFGGMFTLAIDIPVIIGLSLKVLQEMALTYGFDPHDKVERIFIIKCLQFTSADVVGKKAILAELSAFDEGEKHQEIIAQLQGWREVSLTYMDSMAWKKLFQLIPIVGMFFGAFTNRTQIADIAMTGQMLYKKRRILQRLAEQNGEKL; this comes from the coding sequence ATGGAAAGCGTAGAGGAATTGCAACAGCAGTTTCGTAGCATTGAGATATGGGAACAAGAGCAGAAAGATTTATGGTTCTGGGAAAAAATAGGTCGCCTTCCGTTTGTATACTTAGATCGAGCTGTCCCGAAGTCATTAAAAGAAAAGGTGGGTGATTTGTTAAACGAATTGGGGGCCTATATCCAGACAGGCGGGAAATATCTAATCAGGAATCAAGATGTTTGGAGCCGTTTTAGCAACCCACCACATACACTTGAACAAGTGCAAATGAGATCGTTGCAGGAGATGGATCAGGTAGGGCTTCAATTAGCGGAATCGCGTACGAATGTTGCAATGGTTCAAGGGGCTACCACAGGCTTTGGCGGTATGTTTACACTTGCGATAGATATACCAGTTATCATAGGTCTCTCCTTAAAAGTATTGCAGGAGATGGCACTTACATATGGTTTTGATCCGCATGATAAGGTGGAGCGTATTTTTATCATCAAATGTTTGCAATTTACCTCGGCAGATGTTGTTGGCAAAAAGGCTATTTTAGCAGAGCTATCCGCCTTTGATGAGGGAGAAAAACATCAAGAAATCATTGCTCAGCTACAAGGCTGGCGTGAGGTGAGCTTGACATACATGGATAGTATGGCGTGGAAGAAGCTATTTCAGCTAATCCCGATCGTAGGCATGTTTTTTGGTGCATTTACGAATCGTACACAGATTGCGGACATAGCAATGACGGGGCAGATGCTCTACAAGAAAAGAAGAATCCTACAGAGACTAGCAGAACAAAACGGCGAGAAGCTATAA
- the nrdI gene encoding class Ib ribonucleoside-diphosphate reductase assembly flavoprotein NrdI → MLIVYDSKTGNVKRFVQKLDFRCIQISDDIVINEPFILITYTTGFGQVPETTRQFLTQHSQWMKGVATSGNMNWGTRYGLAADQIAEQYNVPLVMKFELSGTKRDVETFKQEVFHFVHATTTMDHVEQRNYGEERREISVS, encoded by the coding sequence ATGCTGATCGTATATGATTCCAAAACAGGAAATGTGAAACGCTTTGTCCAAAAACTAGATTTTCGCTGTATACAAATTTCCGATGATATCGTCATAAACGAACCTTTCATTCTGATTACATATACAACGGGATTTGGACAAGTTCCTGAAACGACACGACAATTTCTAACGCAACACTCTCAATGGATGAAGGGAGTTGCAACTAGCGGGAACATGAATTGGGGGACTCGCTACGGACTTGCAGCTGACCAGATAGCCGAACAATACAATGTACCATTGGTCATGAAATTTGAATTGAGCGGTACCAAACGAGATGTAGAAACTTTTAAGCAGGAGGTATTTCACTTTGTCCACGCAACTACCACAATGGATCACGTTGAACAACGAAATTATGGTGAAGAAAGACGGGAAATTTCAGTTTCATAA
- the xerS gene encoding tyrosine recombinase XerS: MSITKQRDSLQLLEKIPSFPWFVEKYVDHKRSKRASVSTLLGYLRDFEFFFRWLMAEGLSTAQEMSEITLDELEGLRKETVEAYLLYLQDSHLFERSLLLTKPTKSAKKEYSDLTISRKLSSLKSLFYYLSALSEDEHGESYLKRNVMAKIELHVEEVTPLARANAIRSKILIDDQIQKFVDFVYYGYLDFCDTKKKLHFHYRNRDRDVAIIALILSGGFRVSEIVNLNLQNVVLEKNQVLMIRKGKKEDAPFFSDWGKEYLLRYLNTRQKYQPPAHEDALFLTVSPTNPIGHRIDLRSVQKLVKKYGSAFGMPDISVHKLRHSFATQFLRLNPDPHQLQAQLGHSKIDTTMQYAHVLDDALSQAVNRTTSKL, translated from the coding sequence ATGTCTATTACAAAACAACGGGATTCCTTGCAACTCCTTGAGAAAATCCCTTCTTTTCCTTGGTTTGTTGAAAAATATGTGGATCACAAAAGATCAAAGCGCGCTTCGGTCTCCACTTTACTCGGCTACCTACGTGATTTTGAGTTCTTTTTTCGTTGGCTAATGGCAGAGGGCCTTTCCACCGCCCAGGAAATGAGCGAAATTACACTCGATGAATTAGAGGGACTACGCAAAGAAACCGTCGAAGCCTATCTTCTCTACTTACAGGACTCTCACTTATTTGAGCGTTCGCTGCTATTAACAAAACCCACTAAAAGTGCAAAAAAAGAATACAGTGATTTGACAATATCTCGCAAGCTGTCTAGTTTAAAATCCCTGTTTTACTATTTATCTGCCCTCTCAGAGGATGAACACGGCGAATCTTACTTGAAGCGAAACGTCATGGCAAAAATTGAGTTACATGTAGAAGAGGTTACACCGCTTGCACGTGCAAACGCTATCCGCTCTAAGATTTTAATAGATGACCAAATCCAAAAGTTTGTCGATTTTGTATATTATGGCTACTTAGATTTTTGTGATACTAAGAAAAAGCTACATTTTCACTATCGAAATCGGGATCGCGATGTAGCCATTATCGCACTAATCCTTTCTGGCGGATTTCGTGTCTCTGAAATTGTTAATTTGAACCTTCAAAATGTGGTCTTGGAAAAAAATCAGGTCTTAATGATTCGAAAAGGCAAAAAAGAGGATGCTCCATTCTTCAGTGATTGGGGTAAGGAATATTTGCTTCGTTATTTGAATACACGCCAAAAGTATCAGCCGCCTGCTCATGAGGACGCTTTATTTCTCACGGTATCGCCTACGAACCCAATCGGACACCGCATCGATCTACGTTCCGTTCAAAAATTAGTAAAAAAATATGGAAGTGCATTCGGAATGCCAGACATCTCTGTACATAAATTACGTCATAGCTTTGCTACCCAATTTTTGCGCTTAAACCCTGATCCTCATCAGCTTCAAGCTCAATTAGGACATTCCAAAATAGATACGACGATGCAATACGCCCATGTACTCGATGATGCATTGAGTCAAGCAGTCAATCGCACAACCAGTAAATTGTAA